The following are from one region of the Coffea eugenioides isolate CCC68of chromosome 2, Ceug_1.0, whole genome shotgun sequence genome:
- the LOC113764063 gene encoding ATP-dependent DNA helicase Q-like 1 — MDDHDLELEKVKLISLAVEFGFDEYSAKKCLDRLIELYGEEGRDFIRVEYCGDDFLAALAESMRDTEDWENDDFQAMESEACGALAEMLDKDIKIQVERNEERKDNGGVISENSVQVILDSSSGDSEKDDDDDDFIIPRKNGGNSITIQSQGLDRRSSKRTSMSEVLDAFLSHSVTPSSVSSSGRFSDKTNNEPRTLTYEELLHLDDIELANVVVFGNCSFRPLQYKACKAFREQNDCFILMPTGGGKSLCYQLPAILQPGVTIVISPLLSLIQDQIFTLNLKFAIPSTFLNSQQTPSQSAAVFEELRRVRPSCKLLYVTPERIAGNLPFQDILKCLYRKGQLAGFVVDEAHCVSQWGHDFRPDYRVLGCLKRNFPSVPLMALTATATEKVREDILNALAIPRALVLEMSFDRPNLKYEVLEKSKEPLKQLGRLLLDRFKNLCGIVYCLSKSECAEVSKYLNEKCNVKTEYYHAGLAARQRIAVQKKWHAGEVHVVCATIAFGMGIDKPDVRFVVHNTMSKSIESYYQESGRAGRDNFPATCIALYQKKDFSRVVCMLRNGQGRKIESFKLAMDQARKMQHYCELKTECRRQYLLAHFGESFDPNGCKNGSSPCDNCLRASS; from the exons ATGGACGATCACGATCTTGAGCTCGAAAAAGTGAAATTAATCAGCTTGGCTGTCGAATTCGGATTCGATGAATACTCCGCTAAGAAATGCTTAGATCGCCTCATTGAACTCTACG GCGAGGAGGGCAGAGATTTCATCCGTGTGGAGTATTGCGGCGATGATTTTTTGGCGGCATTGGCGGAATCCATGCGAGACACGGAGGACtgggaaaatgatgattttcaAGCAATGGAGTCTGAGGCTTGTGGAGCTTTGGCCGAAATGCTGGACAAGGATATTAAAATTCAGGTCGAAAGAAATGAGGAAAGAAAGGATAATGGGGGTGTTATCTCTGAAAATTCTGTTCAGGTTATTCTAGATTCTTCTTCAGGTGATAGTGAGAAAGATGACGACGACGATGATTTTATAATTCCTAGAAAAAATGGTGGTAACAGCATTACAATTCAGAGTCAGGGCCTTGATAGACGTTCGAGTAAAAGAACTTCGATGTCTGAGGTATTAGATGCTTTTTTGAGTCA CAGTGTTACACCTAGTTCAGTTTCATCCTCAGGGAGATTTTCAGACAAGACAAATAACGAACCCAGGACCTTGACATATGAGGAGTTGTTGCATCTGGATGACATTGAATTGGCTAACGTAGTTGTATTTGGAAACTGTAGCTTTCGGCCTTTACAGTATAAGGCTTGTAAAGCATTTCGGGAACAGAATGACTGCTTTATCCTCATGCCAACAGGAGGTGGTAAAAGCCTTTGTTACCAG CTTCCAGCCATTTTACAACCAGGGGTTACAATTGTTATATCCCCACTGCTTTCCCTCATTCAGGACCAAATATTCACCCTGAACCTCAAGTTTGCCATACCATCTACTTTTCTAAATTCTCAACAGACTCCTTCACAATCCGCAGCAGTATTTGAAGAATTAAG GAGAGTTAGACCATCATGTAAGCTACTTTATGTAACTCCTGAAAGAATTGCAGGAAATTTACCATTTCAAGACATCCTAAAATGTCTGTACAGGAAG GGGCAATTGGCTGGATTTGTTGTTGATGAAGCACATTGTGTAAG CCAATGGGGACACGACTTTCGTCCAGATTATAGAGTTTTGGGATGCCTCAAGAGGAACTTCCCCAGTGTTCCTTTAATGGCATTAACAGCCACAGCAACCGAAAAAGTTCGTGAG GACATCTTAAATGCCCTTGCAATTCCTCGTGCACTCGTTCTAGAGATGAGCTTTGACAGACCCAACTTAAAGTATGAAGTACTTGAGAAGAGCAAAGAACCACTCAAGCAGCTTGGAAGATTACTGTTGGACCGTTTCAAGAATTTATGTGGCATTGTGTACTGTCTTTCAAAAAGTGAATGTGCAGAGGTCTCAAAATATCTTAATGAAAAATGTAACGTCAAAACAGAGTATTACCATGCTGGATTGGCAGCTCGTCAGAGGATAGCAGTTCAAAAGAAATGGCATGCTGGAGAAGTGCATGTTGTATGTGCCACGATAGCTTTTGGGATGGGAATAGACAAGCCAGATGTT AGGTTCGTTGTTCACAATACAATGTCAAAATCAATTGAAAGCTATTATCAAGAATCTGGAAGAGCAGGCAGAGATAACTTTCCTGCTACATGCATTGCTCTATACCAGAAGAAGGATTTCAGTCGTGTGGTCTGTATGTTAAGAAATGGGCAAGGGCGCAAAATTGAGAGCTTCAAATTGGCTATGGATCAAGCTCGGAAAATGCAACACTATTGTGAACTTAAG ACTGAATGTCGCAGACAATACTTATTAGCTCATTTTGGAGAGTCCTTTGACCCAAACGGCTGTAAAAATGGTTCTAGTCCCTGTGACAACTGCTTGAGGGCTTCCTCATAG